Proteins encoded within one genomic window of Amycolatopsis sp. 2-15:
- a CDS encoding DUF2252 family protein, with translation MTIYAQLCGWPLARAHTGTGDRVALAAYLGGSAKFAQAIAEFADAYADQNERDYAAVQDAAKGGIGEAPPRSSRHMPGFGGAAASSRVDNQRRRGGSDDDRVLVEALSYD, from the coding sequence TTGACGATCTACGCCCAGCTGTGCGGGTGGCCTCTGGCCCGGGCGCACACCGGCACCGGTGACCGCGTCGCGCTGGCCGCCTACCTCGGCGGCTCCGCCAAGTTCGCCCAGGCGATCGCCGAGTTCGCCGACGCCTACGCTGACCAGAACGAACGCGACTACGCCGCAGTCCAAGACGCCGCCAAGGGCGGCATAGGTGAAGCACCGCCGAGATCGAGTCGTCACATGCCGGGTTTCGGTGGTGCCGCCGCAAGTAGCCGGGTTGACAACCAACGACGGCGAGGTGGTAGCGATGACGATCGTGTGCTGGTGGAGGCCCTCTCGTACGACTGA
- a CDS encoding DUF2382 domain-containing protein: MALHGERPVVETEAVPVERVRLAKEEVTETETATGELAYHLHRRGASCSPRPPWLSALLPQARTPCPRPDLARHPGRAAAPDGSTTAPPLRRQAGIT, from the coding sequence ATGGCCCTGCACGGCGAGCGGCCGGTCGTGGAGACCGAGGCCGTGCCGGTCGAACGGGTGCGACTGGCGAAGGAAGAGGTCACCGAGACCGAGACGGCCACCGGCGAACTGGCCTACCACTTGCACCGGCGCGGCGCATCGTGCTCACCCCGGCCGCCCTGGCTGTCTGCGCTGTTACCGCAGGCCAGAACCCCGTGTCCCCGCCCCGATCTTGCCCGCCACCCCGGACGAGCAGCTGCGCCTGATGGGTCCACCACCGCACCCCCACTCCGCCGCCAAGCGGGGATCACGTGA
- a CDS encoding ATP-binding protein, with protein MRNALADWISAHGLTGVLAHDVELATYEALINTASHAYSAGVAGTVELHAHHQDDLIRITVTDHGRWQPPTTDPGQLRGRGLTLIRALADHTILAPTDVGTTVTMTWYLTLPETLDTS; from the coding sequence ATGCGGAATGCCCTGGCTGACTGGATCAGCGCCCACGGCCTGACGGGGGTTCTCGCCCACGACGTCGAGCTGGCCACCTACGAGGCGCTGATCAACACGGCGAGCCACGCCTACTCCGCCGGCGTCGCCGGCACCGTCGAGTTGCATGCCCACCACCAGGATGACCTGATCCGGATCACGGTCACCGACCACGGCCGCTGGCAACCACCCACCACAGACCCCGGCCAGCTGCGCGGACGAGGCCTCACCCTCATCCGCGCTCTCGCCGACCACACCATCCTCGCCCCCACCGACGTGGGCACCACCGTGACCATGACCTGGTACCTGACACTGCCCGAGACTCTCGACACGAGCTGA
- a CDS encoding DUF6098 family protein, which translates to MTGCARTGTQLPTVNDLAGLARLFEAEGGDDLYVRWSQGPETDLAEGERAQTSLDGLAGIQLPGLSANPLRREAWWRDRSVRLWLARRLCDDEHLRDRRGPGVRPCVLRGREIARGPDNEPLVVAVEPLAWVTETVLREARRLVDEQGSREWGPMDRRAGR; encoded by the coding sequence ATGACTGGCTGCGCACGCACCGGCACGCAGTTGCCCACGGTGAACGACCTCGCGGGCCTGGCCCGGTTGTTCGAGGCCGAGGGCGGCGATGACCTGTATGTTCGCTGGTCGCAGGGACCCGAGACCGACCTCGCGGAGGGGGAGCGGGCGCAGACGAGTCTGGACGGTCTTGCGGGGATCCAGTTGCCGGGGCTGTCGGCCAACCCGCTGCGGAGGGAGGCGTGGTGGCGGGACCGCTCGGTGCGGTTGTGGCTGGCGCGCCGGCTCTGCGACGACGAGCACCTGCGTGACCGGCGTGGCCCTGGCGTGCGGCCCTGTGTGTTGCGGGGCCGGGAGATCGCCCGCGGGCCCGACAACGAACCGCTGGTCGTCGCTGTCGAGCCGCTCGCCTGGGTCACCGAAACAGTTCTGCGCGAGGCTCGCCGCCTGGTCGACGAGCAGGGCTCGCGCGAGTGGGGGCCGATGGACCGGCGCGCCGGCCGCTGA
- a CDS encoding zinc-dependent alcohol dehydrogenase → MKAVTWHGKRDVRVDTVPDPRLEEPTDAIVRITSTGICGSDLHLYEVLGAFMTEGDILGHEPMGVVEEVGAAVTGIKPGDRVVVPFNISCGHCWMCERGLQSQCETTQVTSQGKGASLLGYTKLYGRVPGGQAEYLRVPQAQYGPIKVPDGPPDERFVYLSDVVPTAWQAVEYADVPGGGSVVVFGLGPIGQMACRIARHRGAGEVIGVDLVPERLARARSHGATVLDVRDHKDIAESIRQLTGGRGADAVIDAVGMEAHGAPIGRLAQSLVALLPQQVGAKITEKAGIDRLSVLYAAIDSVRRGGTISLSGVYGGMVDPLPMMELFDKQIQLRMGQANVRHWIDDIMPVLTADGDPLGVEGFATHKLPLADAPRAYDIFQKKLEGAQKILLQPAA, encoded by the coding sequence ATGAAGGCAGTGACCTGGCACGGTAAGCGCGACGTCCGCGTGGACACCGTGCCCGACCCGAGGCTCGAGGAGCCGACGGACGCGATCGTGCGGATCACGTCCACCGGGATCTGCGGGTCGGATCTGCACCTGTACGAGGTGCTCGGTGCCTTCATGACCGAGGGCGACATCCTGGGGCACGAGCCGATGGGCGTGGTGGAGGAGGTCGGCGCGGCGGTGACCGGGATCAAGCCCGGTGACCGTGTGGTGGTCCCCTTCAACATTTCGTGCGGCCATTGCTGGATGTGCGAACGTGGCCTGCAGTCGCAGTGCGAGACGACGCAGGTGACCAGCCAGGGTAAGGGCGCGTCGCTGCTCGGGTACACCAAGCTCTACGGCCGGGTGCCGGGCGGGCAGGCGGAGTACCTGAGGGTGCCGCAGGCCCAGTACGGGCCGATCAAGGTCCCGGACGGCCCGCCGGACGAGCGGTTCGTCTACCTGTCCGACGTGGTCCCGACGGCGTGGCAGGCCGTCGAGTACGCGGACGTGCCCGGCGGCGGTTCGGTCGTGGTGTTCGGGCTGGGGCCGATCGGGCAGATGGCCTGCCGTATCGCGCGGCACCGCGGGGCCGGCGAGGTGATCGGTGTCGACCTCGTACCGGAGCGGCTCGCGCGAGCGCGTTCGCACGGCGCCACTGTCCTTGACGTCCGCGACCACAAGGACATTGCCGAGTCGATCCGGCAGCTCACCGGTGGGCGGGGCGCGGACGCGGTGATCGATGCCGTGGGCATGGAGGCTCATGGCGCGCCGATCGGCCGATTGGCGCAGAGCCTCGTCGCCCTGTTGCCGCAGCAGGTCGGCGCGAAGATCACCGAGAAGGCGGGTATCGACCGTCTGAGCGTGTTGTACGCCGCGATCGACAGCGTGCGTCGTGGCGGCACGATCTCACTCTCGGGTGTGTACGGCGGGATGGTCGACCCGCTGCCGATGATGGAGCTGTTCGACAAGCAGATCCAGCTGCGCATGGGCCAGGCCAACGTGCGGCATTGGATCGACGACATCATGCCGGTCCTCACCGCTGACGGTGATCCGCTCGGGGTCGAGGGTTTCGCCACGCACAAGCTGCCACTGGCCGACGCGCCGCGGGCGTACGACATCTTTCAGAAGAAGCTCGAGGGCGCGCAGAAGATCCTGCTGCAGCCCGCCGCCTGA
- a CDS encoding DUF4383 domain-containing protein, whose amino-acid sequence MPERDASADRRPRPGPGAPRLVVLVVGVVYLVLGVLGIFVPGNFGSTGSGPFTSHQPQYTLWIFSVGPLLNVMRILIGALGLLAARSSSGTAIFSFAATIWLAGVSTYSILVLTLGTGDRLNVNWATAILHLATMVVTAVVATLGMRGRPRREKSAARISGTSAERRSGPK is encoded by the coding sequence ATGCCCGAACGTGACGCCTCTGCCGACCGGCGGCCACGCCCCGGCCCGGGAGCCCCACGGCTGGTCGTGCTCGTCGTCGGCGTCGTCTACCTCGTGCTGGGTGTGCTCGGCATCTTCGTGCCGGGCAACTTCGGTTCGACCGGCTCCGGTCCGTTCACCAGTCACCAGCCCCAGTACACACTGTGGATCTTCAGTGTCGGCCCGCTGCTGAACGTCATGCGCATCCTCATCGGAGCGCTCGGACTCCTCGCCGCCCGCAGCAGCAGTGGGACTGCGATCTTCTCCTTCGCCGCCACCATCTGGTTGGCCGGCGTCAGCACCTACAGCATCCTCGTTCTGACGCTCGGCACCGGCGACCGGCTCAACGTCAATTGGGCCACCGCGATCCTGCACCTGGCCACCATGGTCGTCACCGCCGTAGTCGCTACACTCGGCATGCGCGGCCGACCCCGGCGGGAGAAGTCCGCCGCGCGGATCTCCGGCACGAGTGCCGAACGACGATCGGGCCCGAAGTAG
- a CDS encoding HSP18 transcriptional regulator, which translates to MDEAGVLALVGQAVTDVRAGGADAEQLLAALSALHALRASLAEWEPELITAARVAGVSWAALAPSLGVTSRQAAERRYLRLQPSATGEATGEGRIDAQRDRRAGDRAVSEWARRNAVVLRRLAAHVTAAQGMSAAGRRAAAGVERALAADDASALLEPLAATRRHLVAGHADLADRVVDIGAESSRVRDQAISDRRRRTTGGVPDGGSTPGPAE; encoded by the coding sequence ATGGACGAAGCGGGTGTCCTGGCCCTCGTCGGCCAAGCCGTCACGGACGTCCGTGCCGGCGGCGCGGACGCCGAGCAGCTGCTCGCGGCGCTCAGCGCGCTGCACGCACTGCGGGCGAGCCTCGCCGAGTGGGAGCCGGAGCTCATCACCGCGGCACGCGTGGCCGGCGTGAGCTGGGCGGCGCTGGCACCGTCGCTCGGCGTCACGAGCCGGCAAGCAGCCGAGCGGCGTTACCTGCGGCTGCAGCCCTCCGCCACCGGAGAAGCCACCGGTGAGGGCCGCATCGACGCGCAGCGCGACCGCCGAGCCGGCGACCGCGCGGTGTCGGAATGGGCACGGCGCAACGCCGTGGTCCTGCGCCGGCTCGCCGCGCACGTCACCGCGGCCCAAGGCATGTCCGCCGCGGGCCGGCGAGCCGCGGCCGGTGTCGAGCGAGCCCTGGCCGCCGACGACGCGTCGGCACTGCTCGAACCGCTCGCCGCGACGCGCCGCCACCTCGTGGCCGGGCACGCCGACCTCGCCGACCGCGTCGTCGATATCGGCGCGGAGAGCAGCCGGGTGCGAGACCAGGCGATCTCCGATCGCCGACGCCGGACCACCGGCGGCGTGCCGGACGGAGGAAGCACTCCCGGACCAGCGGAGTGA
- a CDS encoding acyl carrier protein: MATGETGFDDVTYDLVSVQYHSLKAGHDYGQYVRDADNAERQDIADFFRRVMEEDSARAKQCHEFIKELSGSSQSGAAVT, translated from the coding sequence ATGGCTACCGGAGAGACCGGCTTCGACGACGTCACGTACGACCTGGTGTCTGTGCAGTACCACTCGTTGAAAGCCGGACACGATTACGGCCAGTACGTGCGCGACGCCGACAACGCCGAGCGTCAGGATATCGCCGACTTCTTTCGCCGCGTGATGGAAGAGGACTCCGCCCGGGCGAAGCAGTGCCACGAGTTCATCAAGGAACTCTCGGGAAGCTCCCAATCGGGTGCGGCGGTTACCTGA
- a CDS encoding STAS domain-containing protein translates to MVVISPSALKPGGRRKQATLTTILNGSAGPLSTRSIGVEPLRLSVERPDRDLVMVRVAGDLDAVSAPRLRELLDARLRSAVRAVLLDISAVTFLGTAGLRALERAHLLASELGVRFTVHAGEARQVRRAMGLLPLATLSAIDEA, encoded by the coding sequence GTGGTCGTGATCTCGCCTTCAGCGTTGAAACCCGGTGGGCGAAGAAAGCAGGCCACCTTGACCACTATCCTCAATGGTTCCGCCGGACCCTTGTCGACCCGATCCATCGGCGTGGAACCACTCCGCCTCTCCGTCGAACGCCCGGATCGCGACCTCGTCATGGTCCGTGTGGCCGGTGATCTGGACGCGGTCTCGGCGCCAAGGCTCCGGGAGCTGCTTGACGCGCGGCTGCGCAGCGCCGTGCGCGCGGTGCTGCTCGACATTTCTGCGGTGACGTTCCTCGGCACAGCCGGGTTGCGCGCGTTGGAACGCGCTCACCTTTTGGCCAGCGAACTCGGTGTGCGCTTCACCGTGCACGCCGGCGAAGCCCGCCAGGTTCGGCGGGCGATGGGGCTGCTTCCGCTCGCGACACTGTCGGCGATCGACGAGGCCTGA
- a CDS encoding TIGR03557 family F420-dependent LLM class oxidoreductase produces MAQARAAERAGFERLWISDHFHPWHDRQGQSPFVWSVIGALSEAVSLPVTTAVTCPTVRIHPAVIAQAAATAAVQLDGGFVLGVGSGEALNEHILGDPWPSAGERLAMLEEAVGVIRLLHSAGARGEQVSYQGTYYQVQEARIYTVPDEPVPIYVSGFGPQATQLAGRIGDGYCTVLPDADLIRTFREAGGGDKPVQAGMKVAWGPDADVALDEAHRLWANDVLPGQLGQVLPRPQDFEAATKLVPRDDVREAIVCGDDPKAHLDRVRQYVEAGADDVYVQQIGPDHDGFFRGWGEHVLPEFR; encoded by the coding sequence GTGGCCCAGGCACGCGCGGCGGAACGCGCGGGGTTCGAGCGGTTGTGGATCTCGGATCATTTTCACCCGTGGCACGACCGGCAGGGCCAGAGTCCGTTCGTTTGGTCGGTGATCGGGGCCTTGTCGGAAGCGGTGTCGCTACCGGTGACCACCGCCGTGACGTGTCCGACCGTGCGAATCCACCCCGCGGTGATCGCGCAGGCCGCAGCGACCGCCGCCGTTCAGCTGGACGGCGGCTTCGTACTCGGCGTCGGGTCCGGGGAGGCCCTGAACGAACACATCCTCGGCGACCCGTGGCCGTCGGCGGGAGAGCGGCTGGCCATGCTCGAAGAGGCGGTCGGGGTCATCAGGCTGTTGCACTCGGCGGGCGCGCGCGGTGAGCAGGTGAGCTATCAGGGGACCTATTACCAGGTGCAGGAGGCGCGGATCTACACAGTGCCGGACGAGCCAGTGCCGATCTACGTGTCCGGGTTCGGGCCGCAAGCCACCCAGCTCGCCGGGCGGATCGGGGACGGCTATTGCACGGTGCTCCCGGATGCGGACCTGATCCGCACCTTCCGAGAGGCCGGCGGTGGCGACAAGCCGGTGCAGGCGGGGATGAAGGTCGCGTGGGGTCCGGACGCCGACGTGGCGCTCGACGAAGCGCATCGCCTGTGGGCCAATGACGTCCTGCCCGGCCAGCTGGGCCAGGTTTTGCCGAGGCCACAGGACTTCGAGGCTGCCACGAAGCTGGTGCCGCGCGACGACGTCCGTGAAGCGATCGTCTGCGGGGACGATCCGAAGGCGCACCTCGATCGGGTACGCCAGTATGTCGAGGCCGGGGCGGACGACGTCTACGTCCAGCAGATCGGTCCCGATCACGACGGGTTCTTCCGGGGCTGGGGGGAGCACGTGCTGCCGGAGTTCCGTTGA
- a CDS encoding MFS transporter has protein sequence MAKTKTRRESRAGKSVLLTLATGQFVMALDTTVMNTAIATVAKDLGTTVTGIQTAITLYTLVMASLMITGGKLGEMLGRKRAFSIGCVVYACGSLTTALAPNLVVLIIGWSFLEGLGAVLIMPAIVALVASNFGKPERPRAYGLVAAAGAIAAALGPVIGGAFTTYASWRWVFAGEVLIVLVILVLVRRVNDTPAEEGTRLDLGGTAMSALGLGMIVLGVLVSGSWGFVQPKPGAPTWLGLSPGIWLVLAGGVMSAAFLAWEKRRVTRHESGLVDPALLRVRQLRSGVGSFLFMFLVQAGVFFTIPLFLSVALGLSAVETGIRLLPLSLMLLLFAVGIPKLRPDASPRRVVRLGFVAVFAGIVLLVVLLDVSAGPKIITWPLLLTGAGLGALASQLGSVTVSSVPDEMSGQVGGLQNTGTQLGASIGTALAGAVVISALTASFFAGIQDNPDVPADLASQAQTQLSSGVPILSDNQLRVTLDNADVPPATADAVVATNAQSRIAGLRSALAVLAMLTLLALVATGGIPREQPGARPKPTPPPG, from the coding sequence TTGGCCAAGACGAAGACCAGGCGAGAGTCCCGAGCCGGCAAGTCTGTTCTGCTCACCCTGGCGACAGGGCAGTTCGTCATGGCCCTGGACACCACCGTGATGAACACCGCGATCGCGACCGTCGCCAAGGACCTGGGCACGACCGTCACCGGCATCCAGACGGCGATCACGCTCTACACGCTGGTGATGGCCTCGCTCATGATCACCGGCGGGAAGCTGGGCGAGATGCTCGGCCGCAAGCGCGCGTTCTCGATCGGCTGCGTGGTGTACGCATGCGGGTCACTGACCACGGCCTTGGCGCCGAACCTCGTCGTGCTCATCATCGGCTGGTCGTTCCTGGAAGGCCTGGGAGCGGTGCTCATCATGCCGGCGATCGTGGCGCTCGTGGCATCGAACTTCGGCAAACCCGAGCGTCCCAGAGCCTACGGACTGGTCGCGGCAGCGGGCGCCATCGCCGCCGCATTGGGCCCGGTGATCGGCGGCGCGTTCACGACCTACGCGTCGTGGCGCTGGGTCTTCGCCGGCGAGGTGCTGATCGTGCTGGTGATCCTGGTCCTGGTCAGGCGCGTCAACGACACGCCGGCCGAAGAAGGGACCCGGCTCGACCTCGGCGGCACCGCGATGTCCGCGCTGGGGCTCGGGATGATCGTGCTCGGTGTCCTGGTCTCCGGCAGCTGGGGTTTCGTCCAGCCGAAGCCCGGCGCCCCGACGTGGCTCGGACTTTCGCCGGGGATCTGGCTTGTGCTCGCGGGCGGCGTGATGTCCGCCGCCTTCCTCGCGTGGGAGAAGCGGCGTGTCACGCGGCACGAGAGCGGGCTCGTCGACCCGGCCCTGCTGCGTGTCCGCCAGCTGCGCAGCGGTGTCGGCTCGTTCCTGTTCATGTTCCTCGTGCAGGCCGGCGTCTTCTTCACCATCCCGCTGTTCCTGTCCGTCGCGCTCGGGCTGTCGGCGGTGGAGACCGGAATCCGGCTGCTGCCCCTGTCGCTGATGCTGCTGCTGTTCGCGGTAGGCATCCCGAAGCTGCGGCCCGACGCCTCGCCGCGGCGGGTCGTCAGACTCGGGTTCGTGGCCGTCTTCGCGGGCATCGTGCTCCTGGTCGTGCTGCTCGACGTCAGTGCCGGGCCCAAGATCATCACCTGGCCGCTGCTGCTCACCGGTGCGGGCCTGGGCGCGCTCGCGTCACAGCTGGGCAGCGTCACGGTGTCGTCCGTGCCCGACGAGATGAGCGGCCAGGTGGGCGGCCTGCAGAACACCGGAACCCAGCTCGGCGCGTCGATCGGCACCGCGCTGGCAGGCGCTGTCGTGATCTCCGCTCTGACCGCGTCCTTCTTCGCCGGCATTCAGGACAACCCGGACGTGCCTGCCGATCTCGCGTCACAAGCGCAGACACAGCTCTCCAGCGGGGTTCCAATCCTGTCCGACAACCAGTTGAGAGTCACCCTGGACAACGCGGACGTCCCTCCGGCGACGGCCGACGCGGTCGTGGCGACCAACGCCCAGAGCCGCATCGCGGGGCTGCGGTCGGCGCTGGCGGTACTGGCGATGCTCACGCTGCTGGCACTCGTCGCCACCGGCGGCATCCCCAGGGAACAGCCCGGTGCTCGCCCGAAACCGACCCCTCCGCCCGGGTAG
- a CDS encoding VOC family protein produces MLRLGFPVIGVSDLPRAVTFWTAALNLTETGERASARWRALDHSDGSGHALGLMYSESPVEEYPRLHLDLLVDTSEEQLAEISRPVELGAHQVDWNNYPSEADFVVLADPDGNRFCVVDLSKAPSGS; encoded by the coding sequence GTGCTCAGGCTGGGTTTTCCGGTTATCGGTGTTTCCGACCTGCCGCGTGCGGTCACGTTCTGGACGGCGGCCCTGAACCTTACGGAGACCGGAGAACGGGCAAGTGCTCGCTGGCGCGCCCTCGACCACTCGGACGGGTCCGGCCATGCGCTCGGCCTTATGTACAGCGAATCGCCCGTGGAGGAATACCCTCGGCTGCATCTCGACCTCCTGGTCGACACTTCAGAGGAGCAGCTAGCCGAGATTTCGCGACCGGTCGAGCTGGGCGCACACCAGGTCGACTGGAACAACTATCCATCCGAAGCGGACTTCGTCGTCCTCGCCGACCCGGACGGCAACCGCTTCTGCGTCGTCGACCTGAGCAAAGCTCCCTCAGGCAGCTGA
- a CDS encoding DUF2188 domain-containing protein, with the protein MDGDVETFHENGLWKNKIDGYRRASNTFKDRTTAVKTGRHMAKARRVAHRVRDELGSLVSHEDYRTHHKGVRVEPSS; encoded by the coding sequence ATGGACGGCGATGTCGAGACGTTCCACGAAAACGGCTTGTGGAAGAACAAGATCGACGGCTACCGGCGCGCATCGAACACGTTCAAAGATCGCACGACAGCCGTGAAGACGGGGCGGCACATGGCGAAGGCCCGCCGCGTTGCCCACCGCGTGCGCGACGAGCTCGGCTCCCTCGTCAGCCACGAGGACTACCGCACCCACCACAAAGGTGTACGGGTGGAACCGAGTTCCTGA
- a CDS encoding manganese catalase family protein, translating into MFRHTKLLQFEAKPEKPDPVYAHKLQELIGGAFGEMTVTMQYLFQGWNCRVEGKYKDLIMDTATEEIGHVEMLATMVARLLEGAPATATAESVKDPVMAAVIGGMDPQQAIVAGGGALPADSNGTPWNGKYIVASGNLLADFRANAAAEAQGRLQTARLYTMTDDPGVKAMLQFNLARDTVHQKQWLAAIEELKADGLEGDIAPNALFDEENQEHNNTVWHLSDGPDGAKAGWTFNEESIEYLMDPKPLGGPGTAPKPDPALFGTYAPLQNAKGTVKGKAKSAKNKAK; encoded by the coding sequence ATGTTCCGACACACGAAGCTCCTGCAGTTCGAAGCGAAGCCCGAGAAGCCGGACCCCGTGTACGCGCACAAGCTGCAGGAGCTCATCGGCGGCGCGTTCGGCGAGATGACCGTGACCATGCAGTACCTGTTCCAGGGCTGGAACTGCCGCGTCGAAGGCAAGTACAAGGATCTGATCATGGACACGGCGACCGAGGAGATCGGCCACGTCGAAATGCTCGCCACAATGGTCGCCCGGCTCCTGGAAGGCGCACCTGCCACGGCGACCGCCGAGTCGGTGAAGGACCCGGTGATGGCCGCGGTGATCGGGGGGATGGATCCGCAGCAGGCCATCGTCGCCGGGGGCGGCGCATTGCCCGCCGACAGCAACGGCACACCGTGGAACGGCAAGTACATCGTGGCGTCGGGCAACCTGCTGGCCGATTTCCGCGCCAACGCCGCCGCCGAAGCCCAAGGCCGGTTGCAGACCGCGCGGCTCTACACCATGACCGACGACCCCGGCGTCAAAGCCATGCTGCAGTTCAACCTCGCCCGCGACACCGTCCACCAGAAACAGTGGCTGGCCGCGATCGAGGAGCTCAAGGCCGACGGCCTGGAAGGAGACATCGCCCCGAACGCACTGTTCGACGAGGAGAACCAGGAGCACAACAACACCGTCTGGCACCTGTCCGACGGCCCCGACGGCGCCAAGGCCGGCTGGACCTTCAACGAAGAATCCATCGAATACCTCATGGACCCCAAACCCCTCGGCGGCCCTGGCACCGCGCCCAAGCCCGACCCCGCGCTCTTCGGCACCTACGCACCCCTGCAGAACGCCAAAGGCACGGTGAAAGGCAAGGCGAAGTCCGCCAAGAACAAGGCCAAGTGA
- a CDS encoding peroxidase family protein, giving the protein MQQEFNEGGGAKVSLADLIVLAGSAAVEMAARDAGIEVTVPFRPRRTDAPRARPMSSPSLFLSRAPTASATTCVRHPVEGIGVRRERLRDSRLLPTS; this is encoded by the coding sequence ATCCAGCAGGAGTTCAACGAGGGCGGCGGCGCGAAGGTCTCGCTCGCCGACCTGATCGTGCTGGCCGGCTCGGCCGCCGTCGAGATGGCGGCGCGCGACGCGGGCATCGAGGTGACCGTGCCGTTCCGCCCGCGCCGCACCGACGCCCCCAGGGCCAGACCGATGTCGAGTCCTTCGTTGTTCTTGAGCCGCGCGCCGACGGCTTCCGCAACTACCTGCGTTCGGCACCCGGTGGAAGGCATCGGAGTCCGGCGAGAACGTCTACGAGATTCGCGACTCCTACCGACGAGCTGA
- a CDS encoding NAD-dependent epimerase/dehydratase family protein, which yields MTTQRIVVTGATGNIGTSVVDALDADPTVGTIVGLGRRRAGPGATKAEFVQADVARDDLVPILRQADAVVHLAWLFQPTRRPEVTWRANVLGSLRVFDAVAEAGVPKLVYSSSVGAYSPAAHDRPVAEDWPTHGWPGAAYPREKAYVERCLDNFEQRHPDVRVVRVRPGFVFQRAAASEQRRLFGGPFVPGSLMRPSLVPVLPGIPGLRMQVVHSIDLADAIRRCVLRPVSGSFNVATEPVVDMPFLAEQLGARLVPVPAGLVKHALGAAWRLHLVPATPGLFEAVLHLPVMDTGRARSELDWQPRYTAAETVAEFLAGLRAGAGADTAPLAPDGQRAHELATGVGRRP from the coding sequence ATGACTACTCAGCGGATCGTCGTCACCGGTGCGACCGGGAACATCGGGACCAGCGTGGTGGACGCCCTCGACGCGGACCCGACGGTCGGCACGATAGTCGGGCTAGGTCGCCGCCGGGCCGGCCCCGGTGCCACGAAGGCGGAGTTCGTCCAGGCCGATGTCGCGAGGGACGACCTGGTCCCCATCCTGCGTCAGGCCGATGCGGTGGTGCACCTGGCCTGGCTCTTCCAGCCCACGCGGCGGCCCGAGGTCACTTGGCGGGCCAACGTGCTCGGGTCCTTGCGGGTTTTCGACGCGGTGGCCGAGGCGGGCGTACCGAAGCTGGTGTATTCCTCGTCGGTCGGCGCCTACTCTCCGGCGGCCCATGATCGCCCGGTCGCCGAGGATTGGCCGACCCATGGCTGGCCGGGCGCGGCCTATCCGCGGGAAAAGGCCTACGTGGAGCGGTGCCTGGACAACTTCGAGCAACGACACCCGGACGTCCGCGTGGTGCGCGTGCGCCCCGGATTCGTCTTTCAGCGGGCGGCCGCGTCGGAGCAGCGGAGGCTGTTCGGCGGTCCGTTCGTGCCGGGCAGCCTGATGCGTCCGTCACTGGTGCCGGTTCTGCCGGGCATTCCCGGCTTGCGGATGCAGGTGGTGCACAGCATCGACCTCGCCGACGCGATCCGCCGCTGCGTGCTCCGCCCGGTCTCGGGATCGTTCAACGTTGCGACCGAGCCGGTGGTGGACATGCCGTTCCTCGCGGAGCAGCTGGGCGCGCGGCTGGTGCCCGTGCCGGCCGGGCTGGTCAAGCACGCTCTCGGCGCCGCGTGGCGGCTGCACCTCGTGCCGGCCACTCCCGGGCTGTTCGAGGCGGTGCTGCACCTGCCCGTGATGGACACTGGCCGGGCGCGTTCCGAACTGGACTGGCAGCCGCGCTACACCGCGGCGGAGACGGTGGCGGAGTTCCTGGCGGGGCTGCGCGCGGGAGCGGGCGCGGACACCGCGCCGCTGGCGCCGGACGGGCAGCGCGCTCACGAGCTGGCGACCGGCGTCGGTCGCCGGCCCTGA
- a CDS encoding STAS domain-containing protein: MQASVPHPAPGAGETSVSLRREGSAVVLTARGEFDALTTPQLQAAIHEALKTAPDVLVIDLTAVDFFASMALAALSEGRQAAGERTSLRLAVERYLDRTLRLVGLDQRFALYSSAAEALAADQA, translated from the coding sequence ATGCAGGCATCCGTTCCCCACCCCGCGCCAGGCGCGGGCGAGACGAGCGTCAGCCTGCGCCGCGAGGGTTCCGCTGTGGTGCTCACCGCACGCGGCGAATTCGACGCGCTCACCACGCCCCAGCTTCAGGCCGCGATCCACGAGGCACTGAAGACCGCTCCCGACGTGCTGGTGATCGACCTGACTGCGGTCGACTTCTTCGCCTCGATGGCGCTCGCGGCCCTGTCCGAGGGACGCCAAGCTGCCGGCGAGCGCACAAGTCTGCGCCTGGCGGTCGAGCGCTACCTGGACCGCACCCTGCGGTTGGTCGGCCTCGACCAGCGGTTCGCCCTGTATTCGTCAGCGGCCGAGGCGCTGGCCGCTGACCAAGCCTGA